One region of Cheilinus undulatus linkage group 4, ASM1832078v1, whole genome shotgun sequence genomic DNA includes:
- the LOC121508946 gene encoding CD209 antigen-like protein 2 translates to MLLQRRTINSGILNIALRLALTQPAVKVETEEPSCPRGWVMFASSCYFISSQQRNWDDSRRDCLQRGTDLVVINSRLEQESCSGPGDSLMERSGERTVATFAQWSLLLA, encoded by the exons GGAATCCTGAACATCGCTCTGAGACTCGCTCTCACTCAGCCTGCTGTTAAAG TTGAGACAGAGGAACCCAGCTGTCCTCGAGGCTGGGTGATGTTCGCCTCCAGCTGTTACTTCATTTCCTCTCAGCAGAGAAACTGGGACGACAGCCGGAGGGACTGCTTGCAGAGAGGCACCGACCTGGTGGTCATCAACAGCAGACTGGAACAGGAAA GTTGCAGTGGGCCAGGGGACAGCCTGATGGAGCGTTCGGGGGAGAGGACTGTGGCGACCTTCGCACAATGGTCACTTTTATTGGCTTGA